In the genome of Calothrix sp. PCC 6303, the window CCAATGCTTTGTCGTTTTGCTGCAACCCGTTATAAACCTGCCCTATATTATTCAGCGTTTGCCCAATTCCCGCTTTATCCCCCAATTTTCGCCGAATCTCCAACACCCGTTGATAAGTCTGCAACGCTTTAGGATATTCCCCACGACGAAACTGCTGCACCCCATCCTGAAACAACTTATCAGCTTCCGCTTTCCCATCTGAACTAGCCGCAGTTTGTGCCAATGTATGCTTGACTACCACATCACTCGCTGCCAAACCAACACCACAAGTCAGTGAAAACACCAAACTAGCTAAAGCAAAACTCTTCAATCGGTTAGACATTGGTTACTCCTCTTTTATCGCTACATGCGATCGCATTGCTTGTTCAATTTCTTGTATTTCTGAGGGCAAACCAGGTTATGCCAAAATTTACGCAAAACTTAAAAATAAACCTCAGCATAGTTACGATACCTTGAGGTGACATACCGTACAAACACTGATGGCTATGTGCAATGTAAAGATATTGTGAAGAAATGTCAAAAAAGTTTCTCGTATTCCCTGCATCACAACATGAATACCTTTTGCTATCCTATAAATGTAAACCACTTTTGTGATTTCATAGTTGACACTTATGGCAGGAAGAAAGAAACTTGATCGCACCAATCTCCATGCACGAGTAGCCCAAGGGACGGGAGACAAGTTAAAGGAAATCGCCCATAATATAGGCTATGTCTATGATGATGAAGGCTCCACCGGACAATTATTGGATGCGATCGCTAACGGAGAAATTATCTTAATTCTCAGCAATAAATCATCTGTAATATCTAAAAATAGCTAAATTTATTCACAAAAAGTGGTGTAAAAGCAATTTAAAATAAATTTGGGGACAATTGTGTCCCCATTTACCGAATTAAGGAGGTGATTTATTGAATCAAAACGGTAACGGTCATCGAGGTTTCTGGAATCCAGTTAAAATCTTTATCCGTCTTTTCCAAGGTGTTTGGAAAAAGCGAGATGAAGTATCGGGAGAAACCTACCTCGTTGACTCAGAAACAGTGAGTCCAGTCGGCGGTGTCGGTTTCCGTCCCGTCGAACTGGCGAACCAGAAGGGTTGAGCAAGACCTGGAAGACATCGCTGATGAACCAGGTGAGCAAAACAACATCAACAACTAACATATAGTTAGTAGCCCCTAGTAGCCTGCTAGGGGCTTTACTCAAAATTAAAACTGATTTAATTATGGCAGATTCTAGCACCACAGTCGTTTGTCCTGTGTATTATCAAATTATTCAGCGCAGAGGTAATGGTTGGGCTTTTAAACATGGTGAACCATTTTTAAACTTATTTAATGCTCCAAATTTATCCCCCGAAGACGAATTTGCAGCATTTGGGACATCGATGAAAAAAGTTGCGATCGCGCTTTTCCGCATCAATGGAGGTAAGCAGGGTTACTACATTGCCAATATCTTGGATAAACAATATTACTATTGCGGTACTGAGTGGGAAGATGTGAAAATCAAACTTAAGGAATTGGGGATTGGTAAAGATGACCCAATTTAGAAGATGAGATTGTTGCTTGATACCCACGCATTTCTGTGGTTTATCGAAGGGAATCTCAATTTGAGCGATGCCTGCGGCGAGCTTCGCTAACGCACAAGACAATTGATTGAGGATGAAAATAATCAGCGTTTCTTGAGTATTGCCAGTCTGTGGGAAATTTCCATTAAAGTTAGCATAGGGAAACTAGTTTATTTAACACAAGCGAGGACAAAGCGATGACTATTATCACAATAGATGATGAACTAATTAATGAAATTATCGCGGTCAGTCACTATGAAAATCCACAGGAAGCAGTAATTAAAATATTATCCAATTACTTGCAGCAGCAAAAAAAAGAACTGCCTTTGTTTGAGCGACTACGTTTTATAGATGACGAATCTGCCGAAGATGATATCGCCTCGTTGTTTGAACGTGATAGAGACACAGGCAGGAATTTTGAACTATGACTTATCTAATAGACACCTGTGTAATGTCTGAGTTTGTTAAAAAAGCTCCCAACCCCCAAGTTAGTCAATGGTTTAATCAGCAACTGATTGAACAACTGTTTTTAAGTAGTATTACCATCGCCGAAATAAAAAAAGGAATTTACAAAATCCAAGACTCACAACCTGAACGATATCAAAAACTAAAAATCTGGCTGCAAAAAGTAGAAATTGAATTTTCTTCTCATATTTTACCGATAAACGATGATATTTTAGATAATTGGGCTAAATTTTCGGCTTATTCAGAATTGAAAGGTAAAAAATTAGCTGTAATGGATAGTCTGATTGCCGCAACAGCACATCATCATAAATTAACTTTAGTTACCCGCAATGTTGATGATTTTCAACTGACACCAGTTAAAATTATGAATCCTTACAGTCTATTGTAAGTAGGCGGAAATAAACGGAACTATGTAACAGAATGTAAATTCATCTCAAAGCCTTACCCCTACTCACTACTCACTACTCACTACTCCCTGACCACAACGATAATTTTTTCTACCCACCTACTTAGTTAATCTGTTGAGGCTGATCATTAGCTTACCTCCCCAAATCAAAAGCAAACGGTGGTAAAGTCACCTCAACCCCATCCATCAAACTCACACTTACCAGAAACTTCTCATCCCAATTACCCACCACACGGGTAAATATATAAGCATCTTCACTTTCTGCATTTAATCCCAACTCATCTAAAATACCAGTTTGGTCGCTAACCCTAAGTTTAATATCAGCAGGTAAACTACTCAAAGCAGGAGCGCCTAAAATTAACAATAAACTCCACTCCCGTTGCTCAGATTCTCCTAGCAAATGCCAAGTTACCGCATACATCCGCAAAGGAATCCCAGCTAACAATATATCCTGATACGCACCCCTTGCTTGGATGGGAATTTCCAAACCTCTCTGTCGTAATTGGGTAGCAATTACCTCAAATTCTTCCTCTGGACTACGCATTGGACGCATTCCCGAAGCTGGCACAAAACTTGGTAAAAGTACCCAAGAAAGTCCTTGTGCTAACTCATCTAACTCATTCCCTAACCAACGTCCAGCGTTAACCGCTGGTTGGGTAATCAATTTGATCAAATCCCGTAAAAAGGTATTTGCAGGAGGATGATTTTCTTGCTGTAAAGTATAAACCCAATTCAGTAATTCTGGATTCGTAAATACAGCAGTTGCTTGTTCCCAAGTTAAAATATCGGACAATTCCCGTTCAGAAGATTTCAATTCAGGTAATAATTCAAGTAATTGATTTTGTACCCTTGCTAAAATCTCCGCACGGTTTGTAGGAATTGCAGGTAAGGAGATTGCTGATACTTCTAAACAACGTAAATATAACAATAAACGGTCTGAATTATTATCAAAACATGATATTGGTAGTTGATAATTGCTATCTGATTGTAAAGAAGTTAAATTTTGCCTCTCTAGCAATTCTTGATAGGATAAAAAAGCATAAACATTCGCACTTTGGCGTTCTTCTAACACCTCCACTAACACATAAAAATGGGGGATAAACTCAGGTAAATCAATTATGACTCTTGGTAAACTCACCATTTCATCATTGAGACTACCAGTAGCAATCAAACAAACCTTAAATTCACCAACTTGTAAATTAGCAACACCATTAATAAAATTTGCTAAAGCAGGTTGTAAAATTGTACATTTATCTGAATTAATTGTTAAAGATTCTGCCCTTTCATCTAGCCAGGTTTCAAAAGCAGATAAAGCCAAACAATTGAGATACACTTGCCATTGCTTCAACCGATTGGGAATGCGATCGCTCCTGACTGCGGCTCGGTCAATATCATCATCTGATAAAATAATCGCTGAGGTTGGTAAATCGTCGAAGTCAAGGTAAGACATGGGTAAAATATTACTTGTAAGGTGATTCATAATTAATTATTCACTTGTTTTCTCATATCAAGGTATTCACATAAACGTTGTGCAAAAATATCAGTTTTTAAATAATTCTTCGCCGTTCTAGACTGGGATTCGGCATTTTCAATAATTTTGCTAATTTCTGATGACAGAAAAATTGTTAGCTGTTCATCTAGTTTATTCAATGCTTCCACACCAGCATACTTTTTTGCTTGTTCCTTTACCGAATCTTTTAAAATTATCAACATTTCTTGTTGTACATCCGTTCGTAATTCCTTTAATTTCAATAATTTTGTCACCGTATATTGCGCTCTCATTCCTAATTGTTCAGCAATTTCATTCATTGCTAACTTCTGACATTGAGATAACTCCAGAGCAGTTAAAAATATTCTGGCTTTATCACCTTTTTTTTTTAATTTTTTGACTCTTGATTCTGTCACTTTAGTTAAAGCTGATTGCAAACTCACCTGAATTTGATGGCGATAAAAGTCTAGAAATTCAGATTGTTCATCGCTGATTTCGCTGTTTTCACTAGCAGGAGCAGATACATTATCTAATAATGAATTAGACTTATCTGTAAAACTTGCATCTAGAGAATCTATTGGTAAAGAACCACCCCTCACATAAATTCGATATTCACGTAATTGATTTGCTAGCTTTGTCAACTTGACTCTCACAGTTTCATTATCAAATAATCTCCCTGTTTGATTTTTGATATATATCGCAATATCTTCTAATTGTTGATAAGTTGGCTCAATACATTTACTCCTAATCTTATTTCTAATATTTTCTAATCTTTGAACCCGGTAAATAGTATGATACCCCTGCAAAAGATATTGTGCCTCCTGAATTTCTAATTCACCCAGAGTATGAAAATCCTTGAGAATACGCTGCAATTGTTGAGGTTGAGTATCATTGAGAATTGCCCAATTGCTAATTAGATAAACACCACGTTCCAAAAGAAAATGGTTTAATTCTGGATGCTGTTTTACCTTGATACTTGCCCAAGTAGTCAAACTACCTTGGGTTGCATCAAAACTCTGGAGAATTTGTCGAGAAAAACATTGGTAGTTAATTGCTGGTAATAACTTCCCATCATCCTCTAGGACAAAAGGTAACAACTCATTGCAATGAAAATTATACTTCTCACCAAATCTCCTGGTTAATTTCAAACATCCCTGTTCTAAAATTCCAGAGATAAAGCAAAGTAAACAACGTTCCGCAAGCAAAGTGCTTTCCCCAGAACTATCTCGATACAAATCCATCAACTGACGTTGAATATCTCCATCCGGTGCATCATCAGTTAATTCACCAAATAATTGCGTGAAAAATGACCTAGCAGTAGGGATTTCCAGAATTTTCCGGTTCCCTCCCCCATCAATTCTCACCAATTTCCAATACCTTGAAGCATTACCCATAAGTATTTTTGTTTAAATATTACTGTTGATTGTCACATAGCCAATGCTCCCATACGCAAGAAGTTCGATCTTGATACATTTCATACTGAGTACCTGATTTGACAACTATTTTTCATACTCATCTTTTTATAATTCTGAGGAAATTGACCTTATGCAATTTCTGAAAATGGCATATCCTCATAAACCCCAGAAATACACCTAACCAGCAAATTTAACGAGCGTCACAATTATGAAACGTCTTCTCTCAAGTCTGGTTTTAGCTGGTTGTTTCCTCACTTCTACAAGTCTCCCCCTTATCCCTCATCAATACCGGGAACTCGCACAAGCACAAACGGCAGACGAACTATTTTATACATTTTACGGTCAAAAAATACCTCTGAATCTCAAACGCGATCGCGTTGCTGTTAGTTTTAAACCAACGACTAATAGTCGCTCCTCTCGCTCTACTCAACCTCTATACTTGCAGTTACAGCAGGATTTAAGACGTGGTGGTGGTAATTCTCGCAGTGTTAGCAGTGGAAATGGCTTTGATATTGATGTCAAACCTTTGGGGGATAATATTGCTCTTGTAAATTTACCTACTGGTTCTCGTAGTTCCCTAAATTCCATTCAACAAAGGATTCAAAACCAGTCTTACGTTAAAGAAACCCTACCTATTTTAACCCGCAAATCGGGTGAAGCATCCAAGGAGAAAGAATCAGAGCAAGTTATTGTCCTACCAAACGAGATTGCGATCGCTTTTGACCGGGATATGTCTGAAAGTCAAAGGCAAATGGTATTATTGCGCCATAATTTGGAAGTTGTTCGTCCCTTGAGATTTAGTAAAAATCGCTACCTAGTGCGTTCCAAATCTGTATCCGGGACAGAGATTTTAAACCTAGCGAATCAATTAGCGCAAGTAACAGGTGTACAATCTGCTACACCCAATTTCATCCAAGCCACATCCTACCAACAATCGCAACTATTGGCGAATCTAGCTAATTTACCAGAAACGCCAAATGCTGCTCAACGTTTGGAACAGCAATTGGCACAGTTGCCTCAACCAAAAGATACTCCTGTATCCGCAAAATTACTACCTTTACAGTGGCACTTAAATAGCACACCCAAACGCGGTCAACTTTTAGCCCGTACCGATGTCCGTGCTACAGAAGCATGGAAACACAGCAATGGTGGACGGGGAACTGTGGTAGCGGTGATTGATAGTTTGATTCAATGGGACCATCCCGATTTGGTGAAGAATATCTATAAATCTGGAAATCATCCCGATAAGTTACCTGGTGAAGAATATGGTTGGGACTTTTCTAGTAGTGGACAAGGTGATGCAGACACACGGTTAAGTTCTCAGGAATTATCACAGATACAAGCAGAATGGCAAAATACTTTTAAATTACCTAGCGACCAATTATTAAAGAAATATCAACAGTTTGCTGATGTATTCAAAAAACGTAATCCCAAAGCTTCCCCCGGTGAAATTGCTCACCAAATTCGGAATCTGATTCGCAATCAAATTAGTAGCGAGTTTCATGGTACTTGGTCTGCGGGGGTAATTGCTGCAAATTCCCCAGATAAGGCTGGTGTTCTGGGAGTTGCACCCAATACCCAAATTTTACCAGTACGGGTATTTGCCTTGGGTGGTGCGATTAATTCTGCTTCTTTAGGGGAAGCAATTGGTTATGCTGCGAGTCGAAATGTTGATGTGATTAATATGAGTTTGGGGGGTTTGCTTCCAGATGAGGGGTTAACTGAGCAAATTTTCGATGTGTTGGATAATAATCGCAATTTAGTAATTATTGCTTCTGCGGGGAATGAAAACTTAGATGGTGTTGCCTTCCCTGCTGGGATTCCTGGGGTTCTATCGGTTGGTGCCACAAATATGACTGGTAATCGCACCTTCTACAGTAGTTACGGTGGGGGGCTGGATTTGGTTGCACCTGGGGGAGAAATCCAAAATGGCATGAGTGGAGGGATTTTAACTACAGGTGGTACTTGGTTGGATGGTTTTTGGCAAGGTATTTCTGTACCTGATAATTCTTGGGGTGTGGCTTTAGACCCTGTTGGTAAGTATGTTCAAGTACAAGGTACTTCCTTCTCGGCTCCCATTGTATCGGGAGTGGTGGCATTAATGAAGGGGGAAGACCCCAAACGGCGTTTGAGTCGGGAGGAGATGGTGTCGATTTTGAAGAAGACTGCTACCTATGATGGGTTAAATCTTTCTTCTTCTGATGTGAATCGGTATCGATTGCAGAAGGAAGTGGGTTTTGGCACTGTTATAGATGCTCCAATTTCTCGCCCTTCAGGGATTTTTGCGAAGGCAAAACCCGTGTCAGCACAGGAGTATTTCTTCGGGAAGGGTTTGGTAAATGCTGATGCTGCGGTGGAGAGTGTCAGGAAGAGATAGGGAGTACCTACGGCGATCGCTTTTATTTTTCATACTCCAATTTATATTTACTAAAAAGGGATTTCTTGCGAGAAACCCCTTTTTACATACCTGATGCGACCTATTTTCATTGTCTTTGAGTTTACTAAGGTTCTTTCTCGATCCACTGACTAACTTCTTGATTAACCAGCTTATTGATGGGTGGTTGTTGCCGTTTTCCTACATACCACTCAATAAAGTGAATCAAGGCATCCTTCATATTTGTTCCGTTCATAGCAGTCATTCCCTTGAACTGCGTTCTTAGCTCATCCGGCAATTCCAGGCGATAGGCTACTAAATCATCTTCATTCCCTGACACAAATAAATATCTTTCCCCAAAAATTTCAACACCATCATTATCACATTTGAAATTTAAATTATCTAGATTACCTTCATCCCTTTTGTATTTAATGTATGGTACATGATATAATTGAATTGTAAGCTACAAATAATTTTTCCTACATCTGTCAGGTACAGGAATAAGAAAGATTATCGGGATATTTTTAAATTAATAGCCAAAACCCCCCGCTCTGACTCGCAATCTAGCTCGGAGGGTTTGGTTGCCCAAGTATAAAAGGGACATCTTTATTATGAACGCAACTGCTCCTTTTTCACTAGCGTACAGCTTCGATTACGATCGCTTTACCAAACCAGACTTGCAAGCCAAGGCTAAATCCACTCTTGGCAACTTCTTTGGTTTTGTTCGCCAGACCTTCGATGGCTTAATTGAGATAGGGCGATCGCTCCAAGATTTCTACTTCGACTGCCTTGCATTTTGCCCCAATGGTAAAAAAGTGTTCTCTGAATGGCTTGCCAGTCCTGATTTTGGGGCATCTCGTTATATTGCCTCCTCTGCGATGGATATTTACGCTTGGTTCGATAAATTGCCAGTGCGATCGCAAAAACTAATCCGTCAAAATGTCCAAAATTGGAGCGTTTCTGCGCTGCGACAGTTAACCAAAGTCAGCCACGATTTGGTCAAGGAATTGGTGCTTGAGGGCAAAAAGACCGCAGCACAGGTTAAGCATGAGGGTGGGAGTGAAAGAGCGAGAGAGAAAGAGGAAAAACAAGCATCAAGCGAAGAAATAAGCCGAACTCCATCTGTACCAACTCCGGAATTAGCTCGAGGAATGCGAATTGTCGTTAAGGAAGAAAATACGGGTTGGAATGGACATAGCGGGATAATCATGTCCAAACGGGAGGACGATTTCTGGGTATTGCTTGACCACACGGTCTCTCAAGGTATGGAGATAAAACACCTACTCAAGACCCACCAAATACAGCTAGAAGCTCAACAGTCTGTTACCAAGCCAGCTTCCAAAGAGCTTTTTACAGATGCCCAGGTCGAACAGAAGATAACAGATGCTTTAGCGCAAAGGGAGCGCGAAAAAGCTGAGTCTGAACAGGGACGGTTTGTAGAAATTCGAGACGCAGCATTACAAGCAGCAAAACGAGAAATTCAAGCTGCTCAAGAATATGCGAACGCACTAGAACAAGCCAAACACAAATTAATCGAGCAATTAGCAAGCAAAGATTTGGAAGTGCGATCGCTCCATGTATTGCAAACCAGAAACCAACAACTCGAACAGCGAGTGGCTGAGTTAGAAAAAGCCCTTGAAAACTCCAGTGCAAACAATTGGGGCAATACCTTTAACAATCAAGCGGCAAAGGCGGTTAACTCGGAGTTGGAGAAAACTATCCAACCGTTGATGTCCGAAGTCGAACGGTTACAAAACTTGGTGCGATCGCAGCAGCAAGAATTGGCTCAAATTCAAACGAGCGATACTCCTGAAGGGAGTGGCTATCGCCAACGCTCGGCATCTGATGCAGTTTTAGCGGAGTTTGGGGAGATAGGGGAAAGATTCGGATGGTCTGGTTGGAGTCGTCGGGGTTATCGTGCTGCTAGTGGGATGTTGTCTACGGGGATTAGTGCGATAGCCGCTTTTATTGCCGACTTGAAACAATCTTCCCCAAGTTACCAACAGCAGGAAATCACATTTTAGATTTACATCAAATTAGATTTATGTCGAATTTTGCTGTTGATTCAAAATGGTGATCAGTTTGACATGGCGAAAACAAGCTAACCAAAGAAATTGAAAATGCAATGTCGAGAAAAAGAGATTCATATCAAGAAAATCCCTCGCTGGTTTGCAAAGTTTATACTGCGATCGCAGTATAACCCCAATAATCAACAGATATTTTTCACACTGCTCGAACCCATGACACCACAAGAATGGTGCTTAATTTGGATACCAGTTATCCATCCTGGAATCGAATTGCCTTGCGATGGAGAACGAAATCCGACGGGGTACATGAAAGCTTGTCTGACAACTTTATCGACATTAACTGGGTATCATGAACGAACCGTGGAAGGATGGTTCTATGGGAAACCCTACCATTATTCAGTGGAAATTTTACTGCGATGTTTTCATTTAATTTTTACATTGCAGCAATATTTAAACTAATAAACCTATACGAGTATTTATTTTCCTCAATCAGAGAAATTATCAACTCGAATATCCCTCCAAATATCGGAAATTTGCCACCCTGAGTTCCCGATAGATTGAACTATGGGGTTATCCCGCGCTGGAATATAGTTAGATTCTATATTTACTTGTGTTTGCTCTTCTCTCACCTCTGAGATATCCTTAGCATCCGGTTGAATATTTTGTTCTTCATCTTCTATCTTTTTGATTTTAAGCAGAAGTTGTTGTTCCGATTTTTTGATTAGTGTCATATCTGAATTTAAAATTATGGATAAGATTTAACTTGTATATCGATGAAAACACAGATTTATTATCTTACATCCTCAGAGCCAAAAATCAAGCCCATTAAGAAATATCAAAGAATTTCTTAATTCTGATGTCTATTCTGATTTTCTTGCTGCTGTGTGCGTAAACTTTCCAGCTTTTCCCGAATTGCGATTGTTTTAGGATGATTAGGTTCTAAAATGCGATCGATAATTCCTAAAGCTTGTTGATATAGAAATTCTGCTTCCTCATACCTTTGTAGTTGGCAGTAGAGTTCGGCTAAATTATCCAAACTTCGCACAACATTGAGGTGATTTTCTCCCCAAATATATTTGTCTAGTTCTAAAGCTCTCAAACATAAAGGTTCGGCTTCAATGTAACGTTCTTGTAATCTATACATGAAACCAAGTGCATAAATTGTATCTGCAATCAGAGGGTGTCCTTTAACAAGAGTATTTGTCTTGATTTCTAAAGATTTTAAAAATAATTCTTCGGCTTCTCGATAACGATTCTGGGCACGATATATTAAGGCTAAATTATGAATATCTGTTGCGAAATCTGGATGTTCTTCGCCTAAAAGTAATTTATCTAATTCTAAAGATTGTAGCGCAAATTTCTCCGCTTCTTCATAATATCCTTGGTCATATTTCAGTAATGCTAGGTTATTTAGCACTATTGCATTAATGGGATGTTGTTCCCCAAGTAAACGCCTTCCTAATTCTAATGATTCAATATAAATGGGTTCGGCTTCAGTATATCTTTCTTGAGAACGATATAGTTCAGCTAAACTATCTAAGCTGGCAACAACATTTCGATCGTTTCTATCCCATTGATGTTTTTCTAAGTCTAATACTTTCAAGTAAAGTATTTCTGCTAATTCATATTTGCCTTGTGATTTATAAAGTCCTGCTAAACTGCTCAAGCTAGCAGCAAAACAAGGATGATTTTGCTTTTTTAGTAAATCTAATACTTGGATAAATAGAGGCTCTGCGGCTTCGTATTTACCTTGGGATTTATAAAGTTCGGCTAAACTACTTAAGCTGGTGGCAAAGTAAGGATGATTTTCTCCTAATAGCTGTTTTCTTAATTCTAATGCTTCTAGACACAGAGATTCTGCTGTTTCATATTTACCTTGGGATATATAAATTCTGGCTAAATTGTTCAAGCTTCCAGCAAAGTCGGGATGTTTTTCTCCCAAACGAGATTTAATCGCAGATACACATCGTTGGTACCAAGTTTCTGCGAGTCCGTATAATCCTTGCTCTCCATAAAATCTAGCTAAACCAGTAAAAGTCCAATATAAATTTTCATTACCAACCGCATCAATGAGATTTTCCGCGACTTCTGTGAGATGGGGAATGGCATTTTTGACAGAATTGATGATGTTTAATGTGAGAGGATAGGGAATCGAGCGAGCAATTTCCACAAATGTACTACTGAATGCTTGTTTTAATTCACTATTTTCCGATATTTCAATCGATTTAATTTGTAAGAATTCTCGAATTAAAGGATGTATTTTGTAATAACAAGTATTTTTTTCTTCTACACATTGTACTAAATGGCGTTGATAAAGTTGTTCGATTGCTAATTCCACATCCGCTTGATGCCAATTCAATAATTTAGCTGTGGATTCTACCCATTTCCACACAAAAATATCTCCTGCAAATAGGCTTAATAGTACGGCAATTTTTTGTGTTGTGGGATTAAGTTCGACCCAACTGAGTTCAAATGCCGCTAAAACCGCAGTCTGTACCGGACTTAATACTTTTTCTTGGGGTATAGTAGCACGATAGTGAATTCGTTGTTGTTGCAATTGCTCCAAGATTTGAGCGAGAGTCCAATGGGGAGGCTTTTTAACTAAATGTCGCCCCACTAATTCTATACCTAAAGGTAAATATCCCAACCATTGACTTAATTCTTTGGCTGTTGCTAATTCCTTATTTACCTTCTTTTTTCCAACTAAGTTGATGAGGAATTCTAAAGATTCATTTGGTGACAGGACATCGAGGGGAATTTCTTCTATTTTCGGATTGAGATTTCGTAATCTGGTTGTCATTAAAACACGGAAACGATTGTTTGTGGGTAGTAATTCCGAAAGATTTTCTAAATTTGTCACATCATCAAATACAACCAGCACCAAACCTAATAATGGTTGCCAAT includes:
- a CDS encoding type II toxin-antitoxin system VapB family antitoxin, coding for MTIITIDDELINEIIAVSHYENPQEAVIKILSNYLQQQKKELPLFERLRFIDDESAEDDIASLFERDRDTGRNFEL
- a CDS encoding type II toxin-antitoxin system VapC family toxin, translated to MTYLIDTCVMSEFVKKAPNPQVSQWFNQQLIEQLFLSSITIAEIKKGIYKIQDSQPERYQKLKIWLQKVEIEFSSHILPINDDILDNWAKFSAYSELKGKKLAVMDSLIAATAHHHKLTLVTRNVDDFQLTPVKIMNPYSLL
- a CDS encoding DUF1822 family protein; protein product: MNHLTSNILPMSYLDFDDLPTSAIILSDDDIDRAAVRSDRIPNRLKQWQVYLNCLALSAFETWLDERAESLTINSDKCTILQPALANFINGVANLQVGEFKVCLIATGSLNDEMVSLPRVIIDLPEFIPHFYVLVEVLEERQSANVYAFLSYQELLERQNLTSLQSDSNYQLPISCFDNNSDRLLLYLRCLEVSAISLPAIPTNRAEILARVQNQLLELLPELKSSERELSDILTWEQATAVFTNPELLNWVYTLQQENHPPANTFLRDLIKLITQPAVNAGRWLGNELDELAQGLSWVLLPSFVPASGMRPMRSPEEEFEVIATQLRQRGLEIPIQARGAYQDILLAGIPLRMYAVTWHLLGESEQREWSLLLILGAPALSSLPADIKLRVSDQTGILDELGLNAESEDAYIFTRVVGNWDEKFLVSVSLMDGVEVTLPPFAFDLGR
- a CDS encoding S8 family peptidase, translated to MKRLLSSLVLAGCFLTSTSLPLIPHQYRELAQAQTADELFYTFYGQKIPLNLKRDRVAVSFKPTTNSRSSRSTQPLYLQLQQDLRRGGGNSRSVSSGNGFDIDVKPLGDNIALVNLPTGSRSSLNSIQQRIQNQSYVKETLPILTRKSGEASKEKESEQVIVLPNEIAIAFDRDMSESQRQMVLLRHNLEVVRPLRFSKNRYLVRSKSVSGTEILNLANQLAQVTGVQSATPNFIQATSYQQSQLLANLANLPETPNAAQRLEQQLAQLPQPKDTPVSAKLLPLQWHLNSTPKRGQLLARTDVRATEAWKHSNGGRGTVVAVIDSLIQWDHPDLVKNIYKSGNHPDKLPGEEYGWDFSSSGQGDADTRLSSQELSQIQAEWQNTFKLPSDQLLKKYQQFADVFKKRNPKASPGEIAHQIRNLIRNQISSEFHGTWSAGVIAANSPDKAGVLGVAPNTQILPVRVFALGGAINSASLGEAIGYAASRNVDVINMSLGGLLPDEGLTEQIFDVLDNNRNLVIIASAGNENLDGVAFPAGIPGVLSVGATNMTGNRTFYSSYGGGLDLVAPGGEIQNGMSGGILTTGGTWLDGFWQGISVPDNSWGVALDPVGKYVQVQGTSFSAPIVSGVVALMKGEDPKRRLSREEMVSILKKTATYDGLNLSSSDVNRYRLQKEVGFGTVIDAPISRPSGIFAKAKPVSAQEYFFGKGLVNADAAVESVRKR
- a CDS encoding tetratricopeptide repeat protein, with the translated sequence MSTESKSCKCSQIFKYIPHTGVSHFVGRSKELTKIHEKLHQQNAVVISAVAGMGGVGKTELVIKYALEHEADYPGGICWLSARDANLAAGIIQFVQLHMGLKVPQKDFHENPLTLNQQVGWCWQNWQPLLGLVLVVFDDVTNLENLSELLPTNNRFRVLMTTRLRNLNPKIEEIPLDVLSPNESLEFLINLVGKKKVNKELATAKELSQWLGYLPLGIELVGRHLVKKPPHWTLAQILEQLQQQRIHYRATIPQEKVLSPVQTAVLAAFELSWVELNPTTQKIAVLLSLFAGDIFVWKWVESTAKLLNWHQADVELAIEQLYQRHLVQCVEEKNTCYYKIHPLIREFLQIKSIEISENSELKQAFSSTFVEIARSIPYPLTLNIINSVKNAIPHLTEVAENLIDAVGNENLYWTFTGLARFYGEQGLYGLAETWYQRCVSAIKSRLGEKHPDFAGSLNNLARIYISQGKYETAESLCLEALELRKQLLGENHPYFATSLSSLAELYKSQGKYEAAEPLFIQVLDLLKKQNHPCFAASLSSLAGLYKSQGKYELAEILYLKVLDLEKHQWDRNDRNVVASLDSLAELYRSQERYTEAEPIYIESLELGRRLLGEQHPINAIVLNNLALLKYDQGYYEEAEKFALQSLELDKLLLGEEHPDFATDIHNLALIYRAQNRYREAEELFLKSLEIKTNTLVKGHPLIADTIYALGFMYRLQERYIEAEPLCLRALELDKYIWGENHLNVVRSLDNLAELYCQLQRYEEAEFLYQQALGIIDRILEPNHPKTIAIREKLESLRTQQQENQNRHQN